AGGCAGCCCAGAGAAGAATCTGATTGGAAGCCAATGAGAGTTATCGATGACCCACAGCTTCACATTGAGCCGTAGTAAGTTTGTTTCATTATATTCCAGCTTCTACTAACCCAATAAACAAAGCAGCTTTCTTGATTTTGCTTTTCCCCGTTGGAGAAATACTGGTTTGTGGCGCTACTTCCTTCTTAATTGAAAAGTAGTCTCGAGTAGTTTGTACAGTCGAAACTGTGTATTGATGTACATAGTTGTACCATTGGGATCACAACAACATGTTATGGATCTTCCTCAGAGGCTCCTTTTCCCTAAATTTTGGTACTGATCATTTTACAGCAATCAAAAGCTCCTTTAAGCTTTATAGTTATTAGTTATCGATGTTGCagtcttcatttttcatttatttcctATGTTTACTGAAATCTATGATGGCTAAAGGTAGTTTATAAGGTATTTATTTTGCCTTATATGCACTTTagcattatttcaaaatttatcaaCGGGATCTACGCTAGAAAGGCTGCAAGATCTGTgctatatatttttcatgtcttcttATTTGTTGAATAAACTTTAGACAGGAAACGGTACTCAAAATCGTTAATTCGTAAGGATTATGTGCATCCAATTTCTCTAAATGCTTAATCAATTGAGATCCTAGTCGATAATAATGTTGTTAAGAGTATATATCCCTTCTAAAAATGTGAAGTTCGCTCATCAAACCTTAGATTTTGTAGTTTGACAAAATGACGGTTACTTATTTTCATACCCTAATCTACATCCTCAATCGACGATGATTACCTTCacttaataatttaagagtGTGGCCTAGCCATCAAAAAGAATTGGAGAGGGACTGTtaaaaagtcccacatcggtagaGGAATGGGAATTTGGTTTCcatatatggacttggacaaactTTCCCTCATGAGTTAGCTTTTAGGGTTGAGTTAGGCtcaggtgtcatatctttacatggtatcagagtcatcCCAATTTGTTGTTCACCTATATTGGGCCTCCATTTAGAGAGATACACATATACACAAAAGGAGAGGAGAGGGACGGagcatataatattttgatattttgcaatatgataaattaataaCCATAGTTTTCTCAACTTTGGCTTACATATGAGATATATAAATTCGACTTTTCAAGAAGCATCTTAATTACATCTTACAAACACATTAAATGtttaaataattaacataaaaatCAATTCATTACATCTTATAAACACCTTAAATGtttaaataattaacataaaaatcaatttagATAGAGTagtcaaaatttcaatgtctaaatgattaattttataCACTGCGGTACaatatttgagatttttataatattgtaCCAAATACCACAATATCAAAACCACAACACCAAAAATTAGACTTTCATACGATAATTCAATATATACTATACCATATCCACCCCGTAATAAAAACGAGCGAATTAATGCTaggatattttatttcttataataTCAACCAAATCAAACAGGACAGATGTCTTCCCTTAATTGGTGTTCAAAAAGTTTCTTACAAGACTTTCTTACGTTTAATGTCAACAACATGTTCATAGTCATTTAAGTCCCTACTGTCGgcaaaatataaccaaaagaacctcaaaaatcaagatattCACATAAATGCCATTACCCGCCTCTCTCAACTTCATTCAACTGCAACTATTAAATTCCACCACTATCAGATCACACACTACATTACCAGAAttctcccaaaaaaaatataactttttttaaaaaataaaacaattccCAGTTGTTGATTTGATCAACAATGGAAGGTTTAGTAAAGGGGTTGTTGAATGTGGCTTTTGGCaatgatgaaaatgaaagaGACAATCAAGATCGTGATGAACGGTCAAGATCCAGTTGGGCGCAGGTTAACACTCATGACTGAGACTCtgtaaagattcaatcttttttaaCTGTATGCTTATGGGGTTATGCTAATATGTGCAGGTGGTGACAGGGGAGCAGGAAGATGATGGGGTTAACAGTGATCGTAGAACTGGATATAATAGACAGGTTAATTtggtttttcttgattttttagaatattagtgtggaatttgattttaaagttttgatattttttaatccctttttgataataataataacaaacataGTGTATCCCACGAGTGGTTCTCAGGAGGGTAGAGtgagggtagagtgtatgcagatCTTATCTATCTTGGGAAGATAGAGTGTTTGTTTTCGATAGGCCGTCGGTTTTAATACCTTtataaaagtttgaatttttgGCAGGATGAGAGATATGGGAGAAATGAGGAATCAAGGCCTCACATGATTCCCCAAAAGGTAcatacaagtttttttttaattattggtTCTTCTTTGTTTTATAGTGTCTTTAAGATTCTATGGTGTAAATGTCATGAATATGAGACTCCCAATTCTtgaattatatgattttttgtCTCAAGTTTTCCTGTTTATAGAGTAGCTTTTGTGGTCAAATTGTAGTTTTTTTGGTAAACTTTGAATATTTACAGTACTGATTAACTTGCTATTGATCTCTAGATTGAGTTTGTTTTTGTAGTGTGATGGGATTTCTTGCTTCATAGAATAACCCAAATACAGTGAGACTGGCCCGAATAGAGTGCGAATGGATATAGAGGACTCATATAGCTAAAGGTGAAGCCAGGGATTTTTAATATATGGGTTCTGGACCATTGTTCTTGTTGCTTACTAGGTTCTAGATAGATTATTGTACATatcaaatgaatttttttaacacAAATACAGAATTTGAGCCAAAGCTATTGGGTTCGAACCAGGGGAGGAGTTAGGATACCTCTAAACCCTCTTAGtctaaaaattatactatatttaCATTGTCGAAATTAttctctatatatatagtagatattGAACCCCCTTGGCTTCTTCATACATTTACTTCCTTATATTTTATATCCCCTTGGTGAAAATCCCATTTCTGCCGCGTGTTTGAACCCAGTTACTAAAATTGTGCCTTTGCCCCTGCATATAACAATTCCCAACTAGTTTGTGACCGATTTATAGTCATCcttgttgttttattagttAATCCAAAGAATTCGTTTGGTGGTGTGATGGGATGGGGAAGGAGAAGTGTgattgtttttctctttttgtttgtgCAAAGAAGGTGCAGGACTGCTTGTACAGTTGATTTATGCAATATGAGAGAACAAGATGCAAGTGCTGAATTGATAAGAAAAAGCTCTTGGAATGGTATTGCATGTGATGCAAATTTTTACAACAAGTAACTGTTTGAAAGGCAATAAAACTCGgctttaattttttcatatggAAATTAGTTCTACACTAAAAGAACATCGTCTTGTATAAGATCTCAAGTGAGTTGAAGAATGAAGCGATAAGTATAATCATGTCACGAGTGTGAAATATTCATGTAATCACTGTGTAGTAGTATGTGGTTTCTGTTTGAACAATAATTGTTCTCAGCCGTCTCAAAACATGCAGGCTTCACCTCAGGGGTACCAAAGAAATGAAGACGAGAGGAGAGACAATGTCAACCAAAGCAGTTGGAAGCAAAAGGTTCGGTCTTGATCAATTATCATATTTATTCTAATCTCCCTCATGGCGGTATTCACATGTTTTACTGGTATCTACAGGAGGACGAGGGAAACAATGACGGCTGGGAGACAGTCCAGAAAAAGCCTACTAAACGGCACCAACAGGTATTGTTTATGTTTTACAACTTATAGAACTATTCTACTGTCTAATCAAAAAACAAAGAGTGGTTGGCTTTCATCAAGACAAGTTCTCTTCTCTTATACAAGGTAGAAGGATGTGATAAATGATAGCATCTGGTTAAAGAACTATAGTAAAAATCCAAGTgttaataattttcaaaataaaaaactaagtGTTAATGTTTTTTCAGCAATTGAACACAAGTGAAGATAAACGTGGATCATAGGGTATAGAAATCATAACTAACCATGAGGTTATAACTAGGTTGTGGAATGTCTCTGTCGTGGGAGTAGGCTGAGTTTTCAAAATCTTTCTTATACAAATTTATGGACAAGTGAAAGTTAAGTGAGTATGAAAAATTTTGAGATATCAACTTGATCAAAGATTGTAGGTTGTGCTATGCAATTTTAACTCCATCTTGTCTTCCCTGATTTGATGGTTTCAGAACAGTGAAATGGTACCGTCTTACTTGTGAGGCTTGGTAAAAAACTACTAAGAGATGTTAAGACATCCATAACTCTTCTAACCTTCATTTTGCCTTCCCTCTAATGATATCAAATCTTAGGAGCTTTATATAAAGTACTTCATGAGCATAAATGGGTGGTAATTGATGTGGAGTGGAAACCTATATCAACTAACAGATCATTTGAGAATACCTTGGCATTGATAGGTTTGAGGGGGAAAGGAGTTCCAATGGCAACCGTGCTTCTGAAAGCATTGGAGCTTAGAGTTTACAAATACTAAAAACTAAACTTTGAAGCATTCTAAGATCCTTTTCCACTATACAAAATATTCGTCGTTTTGAAGTGTACTTGCTAGTTCCgctcttgttgttgttgaaataaCTCTTTACGGAAATTGGTGACCATGTTCTTTTCTTAAGATTATCTGATCTTAATTTATGCTtatcatatgaaaattataaatatgctGCAACAGGTAAAAATGGATTCTTGGAACAATTACAAAAAACCTCTTGATGAGCAACATTACTCTAATGAGGTTGAATATGGAGTTGACATGGAACCCTCCGAAGAAGAGCTATCAGACTTATCGAAAGCTTGCAACAAGCTCTGGGAACTTGATCTTAACCGCTTAGTTCCAGGGAAAGATTACCAGATTGATTGTGGTGAAGGAAAAAAGGTGTACAATAAGGATGATATGGCAGAAGGATGCTTATTTTCCTGGCTGAATGACGATGTATTTAACAAGCCTTCTTATTCTCGTTTCTGTTCCCTTTTGGATAATTATAATCCACATCAGGGTGTTAAGGAGAATGTAACACCTGAAgaaaagcaagaacaaacagCATTCATAGAAGAGATCAGTAGAACTGCACCAATTAAATATCTGCACAAGTATCTGTCATTGAAAGGCATAGTTTCTGGTAATTATGAAGAATTTAAGAGAATGTTGACACGTCTCTGGTTCGACCTTTATAGTCGAGGTGGTACATCCGCTAGCTCTTCAGCTTTTGAACATGTTTTTGTTGGAGAGATAAAGGAACGCGGGGAGAAAGAGGTGTCTGGATTTCACAACTGGCTTCAGGTGGAATTCCCGCTTTTCATTTATATTGTATCTATGGCATTACTCTTCCCCTCTACTTAGAATTAGTTGTAAATTGCAAAGGTAATGtgcatttttaaatttatttaggaGAGGAACACGACAAATCAGTCATCGTTCAATAGATTTCATAGCTTGTACCGCTTATCCTTAGTTTTTTGTCCTTTTCACCATAAACTGCATTGAAGTGCAGAATTTCTGAGCTGTGgaaagtgtaagaaaaacttaTATTCTTCTTACATGTTTTATCCTTCGCAGTTCTATTTAGAGGAAGCTAAGGGCAATGTTGACTATCAAGGATATATTTTCCCCCAAAGGCGTGGAGAGATTGTAAGTCATACCAAACTTTAATTTAGTTGTCTAAGCAATAAACAGAATTTGATACCTGATGCATGATTCACTAATCTTTTCTGAATTTAGCAAGTGCTCTAGTAAGAAACTATATGTATTGGTACATGCCGCAGAAAAATGGCACTTTTTGATGtcaaatactccctccgtttcaatttgtttgtttagtttcaacttggcatggagtttaagaaattaaagaacacATCTGAATCTTGTGATCTTGAACTAAAGATATGCAGAGTGTaccaaaatattctttaatctcgtggccttaaacatgtcatgtgggAAGTTGGAATTAAAGAGTtacagaaaaaggaaaaaaacattcttttcgaatgaacaaaaaaggaaagtaagacaaacaaattgtaCCGGAGGAAGTAACTAACAATCTCTGGAGAAAATTTCATTCTGTAAACAACATTGTCATATCATATGGAAATGCAGAATCTTGTTCAAAGATGCTGATGTATTGGTGTAAAAGAGTATATCTACCTTAGTTTTTCCGCCatctatttgtattcattcAGCATGTTAACTTAAGTTCTCTTTTCCAAATGCAGCCCGACTCAGAAACTCAACTACTCACTATACAATTTGAATGGAACGGCGTCCTCAAATCTGTGTCAAGCAGTTTGATTGGAGTTAGCCCCGAATTTGAAGTTGCCATCTACACTCTCTGTTACTTTGTTGGAGGGGAGGAAAACCACGTCGAGATTGGTCCATATCCTGTTAATATTAAATGTTATCGATTGGGAGATAGCATTGGCTCTGCTTTCCCTGTGGCTGAATGTTGAATGTCACACACATCATTTCTGTGATCTCCATTACTGGACAAAATATGTTTGTGAGAtattactatttgtttaagAAATATTCTTGTCTGGTATTATCCGCGCTTCTATTGCTGTCATATTCGAACTGCTGGTGAAATGAAATGCTGAATATTGTTCTGTTCTATGAAGCTTAGCATAAAGATTGTTGCTCAGCAGTGAACCCTTGGGAATAATTTGCAGTTTTATTCTTGATATTGATCAGttcttctcttttcattttgttacaagtcttctttcaaaaaaaacTAGCTGGTTGTCCCTTTTTGGAACACCTGATTAGTAAATGGCcctctttcaatttcttttgcaacttatAGATCTTTCAAACCATAAGAATATATTTTGAGCAAACTGAAAATCTTACGAGAAAACACTAGACCATgttgtaaaattttatttgttcaagCAGAAGTTAGATGCTATTCAATTGGCAAGTAAGTACTCAAACTTTAAGAGTacacatctagacaccttaactaGCAACTAAACACTTTTAACTTTCCCCAATATGTCTCGTAGACATCCAACGCTGACATGATACATGAATTTTAGTGGCGTCaagatgatcattttgtaatAGAGACGGATTATGATGTCTAGATATGCATACTCAAAGTTAAAGTGTTAGTTTGCCAGCTGAGCTGAGGCCAAGTTTGAGCATCTCTTTTATGTATAACACTTCTATAGTGGGGACAATATCTAAGTGAAGGCTAGAAAGGGACATTTGCAAAAATCAGCTGTTTTGTCCTTCTCTGAAAAGGGCTTTTCTTATTCTATCGTTAGCTTACCATTTGCATAATAACTTGCCCCACTGCACTGTCATTTGAGAAAGCAAAATGTGATATTGTAAATTCTATTCCATTTCTTCCCCAAAAACATAATCGTTAGAACAGATAACAAAGGCAAATTTTCCTGAACTAAGTTTAAGAGTTGCCAAAAAGAAGGCGTTCACGCCTCACTACACTGGATTTTCAGACTATACATGTATAAAGGGGAAAAACATTCAGTTTACAACCAGAGCATTCGCTACACAGCATGCAACAAGGCGCTACTACAGGTCACGAATAACTACAACTATGTGGAGCTTGTGTGGGGAAACATGTCCTGCAGAGCTTGAGGAAGATTCAAGACAATTTCTGCATATGCTGCAAAAAGCAAAGATGTCAGTTACTAAGCATATCCCGATCGATacataaaattcaaatcaacATCAAAGAAGCTTCGGGAGTATTTTAACAGAGACATTTTGTCACCAGAAGACTTCTCGTGATTTAGCCTTTAAATTACCACATAAAAGAAATGCTGATTACAAGTGATACTTGAGGCCTTGTTTGGTCTTTCAATCTGAGGTAAAGCTAACTAAGTATGCTCGTATTGCTGTAACTGTCTTCTTAACCTTTTTTATGCTTGACATTACTTATCATTCTAGCAACTCAATCTCATAAACACCAAAAACTCAAAGCAGGTATAAGGAgctctttgttttgttttgtttttcaaattaaaggTTAACACAGAATAGTACATAGTAGGAACACCTCATGAATAGTACAAACATATAAGGAGTTCTTCATGAAGGACACAGAATATGCATTGTCAAACAATTTATACATATAGTAACAGAGGGGAATTCCGAAAAAGAAGCAAAACCTTCTGGCAGACTCATGGTTCGGAGTGCATCCTCTGCATATGTCAAACGCGCTGGGATAGGGTGACTTCCAACTCCATTTCCTTTCAGATGAAGGGCAATTTTATCAGAAGATTTCTTCGATTGGTACATAGGCCATGCCAGGACACTAACCCCAGTGGGTAGTGTAGAGATCAGATCTGCATATCTCAGACTCACTGTCACCTTGCTGCAAGGACACAAATGTTGGTAAGAGTTGGACCTTGCAAGTTAACccataattaaaatatgtagAGTACTAGAGTAGCACTCTCTGTAGTAACCAAGATTACAGGTCAAACATTTGCTTTAGACAGACAGACATATAATGAGATCGAATGAAAcatttgaccaaaaaaattgttagtCAGAAGCACACAAAGGCAAGTCACATATACCCAatcagaaaatgaagaaatttgcTACATATCACGCCGCTTCAACGCATTCCCCTCTCTCCCCGGTATCGTCCCACACAGAAAGAAAGAGCCCCGGCCCGACCTCTAGGTTTCCCCTACTTGCTGCGTCAAAAACTAAATCACAAGcttcaatcaaaatattttctatcGAGATTTCTTTCAATATCTAGAATATTGCCCTTTCTTAGATAATTATTGATATGAAGATTGCCGGGTATATCAACAAAGTTGTGTTTGGACACAACAGGAGAATGGAGGCTGTGCTATAGGCTGATAACATTTATTTCTAGTTACCAAGTTAAATCAAGTAGTGCACCACTAGAATTAAGTGTCATTAGTAGTCTTGTGGAAGTACTGAACAGAAGAATTAAGTGAACCAGATTATGTTGTTCAGCCTAAACAACATAATCTGGTTCACTTAATTCTTCTGTTCAGTACTTCCACAAGACTACTAATGACACAGGAAAGATCCAAGTTGGAAAcgccaaaataaaataaaaaattcaaagtcAACCTCCAGTGAAGCACAGTGAAACAGAAGATACAATAACAGAAAGGAAGAGAAGGCATACGAATCAAAATCTTCAATCACAAACTCGATCATATGGTATGGAAGACTATGATAGAGTTCACCAATTTGATTTCCATACAACTCTTTAATAAGCCGAACCTGCAAAGAACAAGTTGTATTTCACCAATACAAATATGTCActgaaatatattttgatagGTAAAGTAAATTTATACCTGAACGGCACTGAAGAAAACCCTATTAAATCACTAAAATAGCTAGGCACTCCCTATGTTATCCATCATACGTTAACTTCATCCCCTCAACACAATTCCTTCCAAATACTAAAAACGTTGTTAATTTTCTTGTCTTGAATTTCTGAATTACAATTACATCCCACAAGCCTCacctcttttcttttatttatgaagCAATGAGAATTCATTaaaggcatcaagaagatgcatcaAAAGTTACAAAAGACTCAGAGAATGAGATTGCTCCTGTAAAACAAAACTATACTAGTCTAGCACCAGGGAACTAACACATTCCAGAAAATAGTCACAACTAGTTACAACTTACAGGAGTCTGGTCTAGCCAACAGAAAAGACTAAGCAGGCTTTTTCGTTAAGGACACGATATCTTTTTTCTGCTTTCCAGTTAATATCTTCTATTTCTAATAATTATCTTTATTACAATGTTAAGCTGAAATCCTCTCTATTTAGACATCTAGGTTCCCTTTGCCTTGTTTATCCAATGTCCAACCCAAAGATGATTCCACCTCTTCAATGCCACTACTGCTCTGCCCCTACTTTCTCCAAATTATTCCACCAAATCTTCTGTGAATCTAGTAAACGATagaaaaatttgaagagtccCCAGCAAAGTTGCAAAGGAGAGTATGCGTGTGATTCAAGCCCATGACTGAGCAAGAAACAGATGAGTAATATCTTTCACCAACAAAAGAGGGAAGAGCTCTGGTACttcattatttttaagttaGGGCATACCTGTTCCCGTCTATCTACATAGGCTTGCAACAGATCTCCAACATGGTCAATAAATCTCTGAAGAAATCATGAATCCAAGTTCAGAAGTATCCAGTCAGTACTATGTATGAAAGAGCTAGGATCTAATAACAATGAAGCAATGACATATTAAAACAGGATCTAATACAAGTGATGTAGTCATCATACTATTGCATTTGACGAGAGAAACTCGTTTTCAGCTTCACGTATTGGCAAGAAAAAAGGGACTGTATGTTCCAGAACAGTCATCTTCTCCAGAAATGACTTGCTCTCAAGCACACAGTGGTATAGGTCACAAGATTCGCCTGTAAATTAGACAAATTGACGTCATTCACCAGTAGTCTagatgaaaaatcaaaattttgaccCAACTCCAACACAATAAACTTCATTTGGGAAATTTGTATAGGTATATCTAAGTATGTATTGGAATGCTCCCACTGGAGAATTGTAGCCGCCACTAGACAATAGCACATGAAGTACCTGCAAATGAAGTATCATATTGTATGCCTATCCTTGCTCCATCCAAGCAACAAATAACCTGCAcgaagaaaaaagaacaaacaaAGGGGTAAAACAAAGTCAGGTCCATATCCCTCACAATTCCAATCCCCATCAGCACTGCCAACTTGTTGTGAtagtaaaagtaaaaaacaaTATCACACAAGATAAACTGAACTATACATCAATCAGCATTTAGTGGAGACCTAAGATgcagaaaggaaaagaaaatacaaagcTACTCAAATAATAAGAGTTGATCAACAAACAAATTAGACATTACGAGAAAATTGTTTCACAATCCAGAAATCTGAACAGGTAATAACTTAAAAGtatctttcaaaaataatttctccTAATAAGCCATGATAAATTGTAGTTACCAGGCACAACTTACCTTATTCCCAACTTTG
This genomic stretch from Solanum stenotomum isolate F172 chromosome 10, ASM1918654v1, whole genome shotgun sequence harbors:
- the LOC125841399 gene encoding uncharacterized protein LOC125841399 isoform X3 yields the protein MEGLVKGLLNVAFGNDENERDNQDRDERSRSSWAQVVTGEQEDDGVNSDRRTGYNRQDERYGRNEESRPHMIPQKGYQRNEDERRDNVNQSSWKQKEDEGNNDGWETVQKKPTKRHQQVKMDSWNNYKKPLDEQHYSNEVEYGVDMEPSEEELSDLSKACNKLWELDLNRLVPGKDYQIDCGEGKKVYNKDDMAEGCLFSWLNDDVFNKPSYSRFCSLLDNYNPHQGVKENVTPEEKQEQTAFIEEISRTAPIKYLHKYLSLKGIVSGNYEEFKRMLTRLWFDLYSRGGTSASSSAFEHVFVGEIKERGEKEVSGFHNWLQFYLEEAKGNVDYQGYIFPQRRGEIPDSETQLLTIQFEWNGVLKSVSSSLIGVSPEFEVAIYTLCYFVGGEENHVEIGPYPVNIKCYRLGDSIGSAFPVAEC
- the LOC125841399 gene encoding uncharacterized protein LOC125841399 isoform X2; protein product: MEGLVKGLLNVAFGNDENERDNQDRDERSRSSWAQVVTGEQEDDGVNSDRRTGYNRQDERYGRNEESRPHMIPQKASPQGYQRNEDERRDNVNQSSWKQKEDEGNNDGWETVQKKPTKRHQQVKMDSWNNYKKPLDEQHYSNEVEYGVDMEPSEEELSDLSKACNKLWELDLNRLVPGKDYQIDCGEGKKVYNKDDMAEGCLFSWLNDDVFNKPSYSRFCSLLDNYNPHQGVKENVTPEEKQEQTAFIEEISRTAPIKYLHKYLSLKGIVSGNYEEFKRMLTRLWFDLYSRGGTSASSSAFEHVFVGEIKERGEKEVSGFHNWLQFYLEEAKGNVDYQGYIFPQRRGEIPDSETQLLTIQFEWNGVLKSVSSSLIGVSPEFEVAIYTLCYFVGGEENHVEIGPYPVNIKCYRLGDSIGSAFPVAEC
- the LOC125841399 gene encoding uncharacterized protein LOC125841399 isoform X1 encodes the protein MEGLVKGLLNVAFGNDENERDNQDRDERSRSSWAQVVTGEQEDDGVNSDRRTGYNRQDERYGRNEESRPHMIPQKPSQNMQASPQGYQRNEDERRDNVNQSSWKQKEDEGNNDGWETVQKKPTKRHQQVKMDSWNNYKKPLDEQHYSNEVEYGVDMEPSEEELSDLSKACNKLWELDLNRLVPGKDYQIDCGEGKKVYNKDDMAEGCLFSWLNDDVFNKPSYSRFCSLLDNYNPHQGVKENVTPEEKQEQTAFIEEISRTAPIKYLHKYLSLKGIVSGNYEEFKRMLTRLWFDLYSRGGTSASSSAFEHVFVGEIKERGEKEVSGFHNWLQFYLEEAKGNVDYQGYIFPQRRGEIPDSETQLLTIQFEWNGVLKSVSSSLIGVSPEFEVAIYTLCYFVGGEENHVEIGPYPVNIKCYRLGDSIGSAFPVAEC
- the LOC125841405 gene encoding uncharacterized protein LOC125841405, whose protein sequence is MGEVNYMREEDVKLDAVRARFSNVLKRHSELAERLSRDSDKSIFDRLQKEFEAARASQTQELILKGEQWNDGLLATIRERVHMEAERKAMQMPGDTTQLPIPFHDKITYKVGNKVICCLDGARIGIQYDTSFAGESCDLYHCVLESKSFLEKMTVLEHTVPFFLPIREAENEFLSSNAIRFIDHVGDLLQAYVDRREQVRLIKELYGNQIGELYHSLPYHMIEFVIEDFDSKVTVSLRYADLISTLPTGVSVLAWPMYQSKKSSDKIALHLKGNGVGSHPIPARLTYAEDALRTMSLPEAYAEIVLNLPQALQDMFPHTSST